Genomic DNA from Leucobacter triazinivorans:
GGAGCGGTACCGGGTCTATGCCGAAGCGTATTGAGTCGCCGTGGAACAGGGGAGGTGAGCAACGATGACGGACATGATGACTGACCCGTGGGACCGATTCTTCGCAGCGGTGGCCGAGGAGATCCCCGAAGCGCTGCAGCTGCGCCGTCAGCTCCATCGCGCGCCCTGCATCTCGGGCGAGGAGGGGCCGACGCGCGATCTGGTGCTGCAGGCGCTCGGCTCGCCCGAGTGGGATCCGGTCGCCGACACCGGAGGGCTCGTGCGCATCGGACCGAGCGATGGCCCGGCGATCGCACTGCGCGCGGAACTCGATGCGCTGCCGATCCTCGAGGAGACGGGGGCCGCGTTCGCGTCGACGAACGGCGCGATGCACGCGTGCGGTCACGACGTGCACATCGCTGCGGCGGTGGCTGTGGCGCGCGCCGCGCAGCGGGTGGCGCTGCCGGTCGCGCTGCTGCTGATCCTCCAGCCGCGCGAGGAGGCCTACCCTTCGGGTGCACGCGACATCTGCGAGAGCGGCCTGCTCGAGCAGCACGGGGTGCGCGAGGTCTTCGGAGCGCACGTGCACCCGCGGGTGCCCGCCGGTGGCATCGCCATCGGCGAGGGTGCGGTGAATGCGGCGGCCGACGAGTTCGGCATCGCGGTGCGGGGGATCGGCGGGCACGCCGCCTACCCGCACCACGCGCGCGATCCGATCGTCGCCCTGGCGGCCGTGATCGGCGCGATGCAGATGATCCTCAACCGCAGGATCGATCCGATGCATCCGGCGGTGCTCTCCTTCGGCACGATCCATGCGGGGAGCGCGGCGAACGTGATCCCCTCCGAGGCGCGCGCCCGCGGCTCGATGCGCACCATGCACCCGCGCGATCGGGCGTTCCTGCACACCGAGATCCCGAGAGTCGCATCCGAGGTCGCCGCGGCGCACGGGTGCAGTGCGGAGGTGGAGATCATCTCCGGCGAACCCGTGCTCTACAACCACCCCGAGATGTCGCGCTCGCTCATGCGGGCGCTCGAGGGTCGCGCCGTGCGGGTCGTCGAGCCGATGCGATCGTGCGGGGCAGACGACTTCTCGTATTACACGGAGCGTCTGCCGGGGGTCATGATGTTCGTCGGCGTCGCGCGGAGCGAGCACGAGCCGGCGCTGCACACCTCTGCCTTCCTGCCCGGTGACGAGGCGGTCTCGGACATCGCCATGGCCTACGCGATCTCGGTGCGCACCGCCTTCGGCATCGGCGTGGGCGCGGGCAGCGGAGCGGAGGCCGCGTGAGGCGCGCGTCGCGCGGACTACACTGGTTCCGTGATCCGACACTTTCTGCGCGACGATGATCTCAGCCCGTCCGAGCAGCGCGAGGTCCTCGACCTCGCCGCGGCGCTGAAGGCCGACCGCTTCGCACGACGTCCGCTCGACGGGCAGAAGACCGCGGCGGTCATCTTCGACAAGACCTCCACGCGCACGCAGGTGAGCTTCTCGGTCGGCGTCGCCGACCTCGGGGGAAACCCGCTCATCATGGACTCGAAGAATTCGCAGATGGGCGGCAAGGAATCGATCTCCGACACCGCCAAGGTGCTCTCGCGCATGGTCGAGCTGATCGTGTGGCGCACCTATGCGCACGCCGGGCTCGAGGAGATGGCCGCCGCCGCGAGCGTGCCGGTGATCAATTCGCTGAGCGACGACTTCCACCCGTGCCAGATCCTCGCCGATCTGCAGACCATCCGGGAGCGCAGGGGGGAGCTCGCCGGGCTCACCGCCACCTACGTGGGCGACGCCGCCAACAACATGGGGCACTCCTATCTGCTCGGCTTCGCGACCGCGGGCATGCACATCCGCGTCGCCGGCCCGGCCGGCTTCCACCCGCGCGAGGACATCGTGGCCGACGCGACGCGCATCGCCGCCGAGACCGGCGGCAGCGTCACGATCCTCACCGACCCGGTGGAGGCGGTGCGCGGCGCCGACGCCGTCATCACGGACACCTGGGTCTCGATGGGGCGCGAGGACGAGAAGGCCGAGCGGATCGCCACCTTCGGCGCCTACCGCGTGACGCCCGAGCTCATGGCGCACGCCGCCGCGGACGCGATCTTCCTGCACTGCCTGCCGGCCTACCGCGAGTACGAGGTGGCCGCCGAGGTGATCGACGGGCCGCAGAGCGTGGTGTGGGACGAGGCGGAGAACCGCGTGCACGCGCAGAAGGCGCTGATGGCCTGGCTGCTGGAGGAGAGCAAGTGACTGAGAATACGCACGATCGAGCGGGCGACGAGACCGGCGATGCGACCGGCGACGACACCGGCAACCGCGCCGCAGAGGCGGGCGCGCTGTGGGGTGGGCGCTTCGCGAGCGGCCCGTCGCCGGCGCTCGCCGCGCTGAGCAAGTCGACCCAGTTCGACTGGGTGCTCGCGCAGTACGACATCCGCGGCTCGAAGGCGCACGCCTCGGCGCTCGCCGCAGCCGGGTACCTGACCGCCGACGAGCTGCGCGACATGCGCGCGGCGCTCGATGAGCTCGCGGCGCGCGTGGCCGACGGGCGCGCGCTGCCCGCCGAAGACGACGAGGACGTGCACTCCGCCCTCGAGCGCCTGCTCATCGAGATCACGGGCGTGCAGCTCGGGGGCAAGCTGCGCGCGGGGCGCAGCCGCAACGACCAGATCGCCACCCTGGTGCGGCTCTACCTGCTCGACCACGCGGCGATCATCCGGACCCGCCTGCTCGAGCTGCTCGACGCCATCGCCGAGCAGGCGCGCAGGCACCCCGACGCGATCCTGCCCGGCCGCACCCACCTGCAGCACGCGCAGCCGGTGCTGCTCGCCCACCAGCTGGCGGCCCACGCCTGGCCGATCGTGCGCGACCTCGAGCGCCTCCGAGACTGGTCCCGGCGCGCGAGCGCATCGCCCTACGGCGGGGGAGCGCTCGCGGGCTCCTCGCTCGGTCTCGATCCGCGCCTCGTCGCCGCCGAACTCGGTCTCGGCGATCCGCTCGAGAACTCGATCGACGGCACCGCGGCGCGCGACGTCGTCGCCGAGTTCTCCTTCATCTGCGCCCAGATCGGCATCGACCTCTCGCGCCTCAGCGAGGAGATCATCCTCTGGAACACCAAGGAGTTCGGGTTCGTGCGCCTGCACGACGGGTACTCGACGGGTTCGAGCATCATGCCGCAGAAGAAGAACCCCGATATCGCCGAGCTCGCGCGGGGCAAGTCGGGGCGCCTCATCGGCAACCTCACCGGCCTGCTCACCACGCTCAAGGGGCTGCCGCTCGCCTACAACCGCGACCTCCAGGAGGACAAGGAGCCCGTCTTCGACTCGGTGCAGCAGCTCGAGGTGCTGCTGCCGGCCTTCACCGGCATGGTCGCCACGATGAGCTTCGACACCTCGCGCATGGCCGAGCTCGCGCCGCAGGGCTTCTCGCTGGCCACCGACGTGGCCGAGTGGCTGGTGAAGCAGGGCGTGATCTTCCGCGATGCGCACGAGATCTCGGGCGAGCTGGTGCGGTACTGCGAGGAGCGCGGGATCGAGCTGCACGAGCCCTCTGACGCCGAGCTGGCCTCGGTCTCGGAGCACCTCACGCCTGAGGTGCGCGAGGTGCTGACGATCGAGGGGTCGGTGAACTCGAGGATCGGCGCCGGCGGCACGGCGCGCGTACGGGTTGCCGAGCAGCTCGACCGCCTCGCCGAGCGCATCGCCGAGTTCCGGGCGTCTGCGTAGGGAGGGGCCTGCGCGCCGAACCGGCCGCCGTCGGGCGTGCGGAGTCGCGCCCCGGCGTGCGGTGCGGCGTCGCGCCCCGGCATCCGGTGCGGGGTCGCGCCCCGGCATCGCGCCCCTGCGTTTGGTGCGGGGTCGCGCCCCGGCGTCGCGCCCATGCGTTTGGTGCGGGGTCGCGCCCCGGCATCGCGCCCCTGCGTCCGGTTCGGGGTCGCGCCCCTGCGTCCGGTTCGGGGTCGCGCCCCGGCGTCGCGCGTCAGTAGCACGGATTCACCGTGCGACACGCGCATTTTTGCGGTTCTGCGTGTTCCACGGTGAATCCGTGCCGCTGGCTGCCGGCGGCGTGAGCGCCACCACGACCCCGGGCGCGAGGCTACCGGCGGCGTGAGCGCCACCACGACCCCGGGTGCGAGGCTACCGGCGGCGTGAGCGCCACCACGACCCCGGGGCGCGAGCCTGCCCCGCACGCCCCGGCCCGCCCCCGCCCCGCCCCCGGGCGCGAGCCCGCCCTGCCCTCGCCCGCCCGCTCGCTCCCGCTCGCGCCCGCCCGCCCGCGCCCGCGCGTGCGCCCCGGCGTCGCGCCCATGCACCGCGCGTCAGCAGCACGGATTCACCGTGCGACACGCGCATTTTTGCGGTTCTGCGTGTTCCACGGTGAATCCGTGCCGCTGGCTGCCGGCGGCGTGAGCGCCACCACCACGACCCCGGGCGCGAGGCTGCCCCGCCTGCCCCGCTCGCCCTCCCGTCGCGCGTCAGTAGTCGTCGCCAAACCGCAGCCGAGGCAGCATCTTCTGGCGCGCGTCGAGGTGTTCGGCCGGGTCGGCGGGCTCCTCGGCCGGCTCGGAGGCCACTGACGGGGGCGTCGGCGGGGCAGATGAGAAGATCCGGAATCCCGGACAGGGGAGGTGTGTCGGCCAGGGCGCGAGGAGGGTGCGTCTTGCAGGATAGGAATCCAGTGATACTCGATGAAGAGGATTATGGAAGCCTATGGAAGCGCTGCGAGAATTCAGGCCGGTGAAACGAAGGGCCGGCGTGTGGAGATTCTTCGTCTTCAGCGGGTTGGGCGCATTCGTGTTCTTCGTCCCAGTGACGCTCGCCGGCACGAGTACCATCGTGTTGGATCACCTGGTGAGCGCGATTCGCGTCCAGGCGGCCCCCGTTGTCCCCTGGATCATCCTGGCGCTCATCGCACTCGGAACCGTTCGGCCGTTCCTTCGCGCAACCTGGCGCCAGAACCCAGTGCGACTGGTCTTCGCCCTCCTGAACGTGTGCGGCCTGGCGGTCGCCGTGCTCATGCTGTTCCCCGCCCTCGCGCCGGGCTGGTTGATGGCCGACGACCTCGCCCCGTTCCTCTGGGACAAGCTGGTGATCCCGGTGGGGCTCATGATCCCGGTGGGCGCGGTGTTCCTCGCCCTGCTGGTCGGCTACGGACTGATGGAGTTCGTCGGAGTCCTCGTGCAGGGGTTCATGCGTCCGATCTTCCGCACTCCCGGCCGGGCGGCGGTCGACGCGGTCGCATCGTTCGTCGGCAGCTACTCGCTGGGGCTCCTCATCACCAACCGGGTCTACCGCGAGGGGAAGTACACGGCTCGCGAGGCGGCGATCATCGCGACAGGCTTCTCGACGGTGTCGGTGACCTTCATGATCGTGGTCGCGAAGACCCTCGGGCTGATGGACCATTGGCTGCTGTACTTCACCACGACACTGGTCGTGACGTTCGTCGTCACCGCCCTGGTCGTCAGGATCCCGCCGCTGTCACGTATCCCGCAAGCGGTGTTCCCCGGCGCCGCGGTCCGGCTCGAGGAACCGGTGGCCCGTTCCCGGCTGCAAGCGGCCTGGCGGGAGGCGCGGCTCGCGCTCGATCGCACCCCGGGACTCTGGCGCAACGTGTACGACAACCTGAGGGACGGCGTGGTGATGGCCGGGTCGATCCTCCCGTCCATCCTCTCGGTCGGACTCCTGGGGCTCATCGTGGCGAAGTTCACCCCGGTGTTCGACTGGCTCGGGTGGATCATCGCGCCAGTGGCCTGGGGAACCGGAATGGACGATCCGCCCCTCGTCGGCAAGGCAGTGGCGCTCGGGCTCGTCGAGATGTTCCTCCCGGCGACCCAGGTCGCCGATGTGGAGTCGCTCCCCACACGCTTCGTCGTCGGGGTGGTGTCGATCGCGGGCATCATCTTCTTCTCGGCGATGGTGCCGTCGATCCTCGCCACAGACATCCCGATCCGGATGCGGGAGTTGGTCATCATCTGGTTCGAGCGTGTGGTGCTCACGATGGTGCTCGCGGCACCCGTCGCGCACCTGCTGCTCTGACACCGGCGAGGCGCGCTCGACCGGCGAGCGCCCACTCGGGTCAAGAGCGGTACGATGGCAGGCGTGTCAGTAGCAGATGAACGCACCGAGATCCTGTCCGCCCAGCGCAACGACGACAGCTTCGAGACCCTGTGGGACGAGCTGGAGTGGCGCGGGCTGATCCACGTGTCCACCGACGCGGGCGCGCTGTCGGAGCTGCTCGAGGGAGACCCGTTCACCTATTACTGCGGCTTCGATCCGACCGCCCCGAGCCTGCACCTCGGCAACCTCGTGCAGCTGCTGGTGCTGCGCCGCCTTCAGCTCAAGGGCCACAAGCCGCTTGGGCTCGTCGGTGGATCCACCGGCCTCATCGGCGATCCTCGCCCCACCGCGGAACGCACCCTCAACAGCCGCGACACCGTGGCCGAGTGGGTGACGCGCCTGCAGGGCCAGGTGACGAGGTTTCTCTCGACCGAGGGCGAGAACGCGGTGCGCCTGGTCAACAACCTCGACTGGACGGCGCCGCTCAGCGCCATCGACTTCCTGCGCGAGGTCGGCAAGCACTTCCGCGTGGGCACCATGCTCAAGAAGGACGCGGTCGCCGCGCGTCTCAACTCGGATGAGGGCATCAGCTACACCGAGTTCAGCTACCAGATCCTGCAGGGCTACGACTTCCTCGAGCTCTACCGCCAGTACGACTGCCGTCTGCAGTCGGGCGGCAGCGACCAGTGGGGCAACCTGACGAGCGGCACCGACCTCATCCGCAAGGTGGAGGGCCAGGCGGCGCACGCCATCGGCACACCCCTCATCACGAACTCCGACGGCTCGAAGTTCGGCAAGAGCGAGGGCAACGCCATCTGGCTCGATCCGGAGATGTGCTCGCCGTACACCTTCTACCAGTTCTGGCTCAACCAGGCCGACGCCGACGTGATCGCGCGGCTCAAGGTGTTCACGTTCCTGTCTCGCGCCGAGATCGAGGAGTACGAGCGCCAGGTGGCCGAGGAGCCGTTCAAGCGCGCGGCGCAGAAGCGGCTGGCGCTCGAGGTGACCGCGCTCGTGCACGGTGCCGCGGCGGCGCAGGGCGCGATCGACGCCTCCGAGGCGCTCTTCGGGCGCGGCGACCTCGCAGCCCTCGACGAGGCGACCCTGCGGGGCGCGATCTCGGAGCTGCCGCAGGCGGCGGGATCGGTGGGCGCTCCGCTGGCCGAGCTGCTGGCCGAGTCCGGGCTCGTGGCGAGCCGCGGCGAGGCGCGACGCGCGATCAAACAGGGCGGCGTGTACGTGAACAACGCGCCGGTCGACGACGAGGATCGCGTGATCTCGGGCGACGACCTGCTGCACGGCCGCTACGCCGTGCTGCGCCGGGGCAAGAAGGCGCTCGCGGGCTTCACCGCGTGAGCGGCCGAGACGGCCGGTCATCCTGCGCGGAGTGAGCTTGCGAACGGAGTCGCAGGATCTCAGTGGGGGATCCTGCGACTCCGGATCGTTCCTCGCCTCTGCGCAGGATGACCGGACTGGAGCGTGAGCGGGAGGCGGCTCAGCGCCCGCCGAAGCGCAGCCGCCACCCCCAGCGCAGCACGTTGCCGAGCGCCTCGAGCACGATCCCGAGGCTCATCTTCGAGCGACCGTCCACGCGCTCGACGAAGGTGATGGGCACCTCCACGATGGGGAGGCCGAGCCGCTCGAAGGTCCACGCGGTCTCCACCTGGAAGGCGTAGCCCTGCGAGTCGACGGCGTCGAGGTCGAGGTGCACGACGCAGCGCGCGTCGATCGCGCGGAATCCGCTCGTGAGGTCGCGCAGCCGCGAGCGCAGCGCGATCCGCGCCACCCGGGTGCCCGTGCGCGACACCCAGCGGCGGTACCAGGGCCAGCCGACGATCCGCCCGCCCGGAACCCAGCGGGCGCCGATCGCGACGCCGCGATGGGCGCGCGCGGCGGCGACGAGGCGCGGCAGATCGGCGGGCAGGTGCGAGCCGTCGGCGTCCATCTCGACCACCACCCGGTACCCCTCCGCGATCGCCCACCTGAACCCCAGCACATAGGCCGTGCCGAGTCCGAGCTTCGCTCCGCGGTGATGCACGAAGAGTCCGTCGAGGCCGAGCGCGAGCTCATCGGCGATGCGTCCCGTGCCATCCGGGCTGCCGTCGTCGATCACCAGGATGTCGGCGTCGGGCAGGTGGGCGCGCACCCCGGCCACGGCGGCCGGCAGGGTCTCGCGCTCGTTGTAGGTGGGCAGGACCACGAGAACCTCGGCGGGGCGCTCGCGCATCACGATCCTCGATCCTCACGATCCTGGCATCTCCCCAGCCGGGCACGGAGCGCACCTTGCTAAGCTGGGGCGTTGTCACAATTCGGCAACGGCGGTGACCCGGATCTGACGCGGGTGGACCCACCGAGCAAACCCTACAGGAGAGACAACGTGGCGACAGTTCTCGAGAAGCTCCTTCGCGTCGGCGAAGGCCGCACCCTGAAGAAGCTCCAGCGGCAATCGAAGCTCGTGGCCGAGCTCGAGGATTCGTTCGCGGAGCTCAGCGACGAGGAGCTGCGGGGCGAGACCGACGAGTTCCGGGAGCGCCTCGAGAAGGGCGAGACCCTCGACGATCTGCTGCCCGAGGCCTTCGCCGCGGTGCGCGAGGCGGCGAAGCGCACGATCGGCCTGCGCCCCTTCGACGTGCAGGTCATGGGCGGCGCCAACCTGCACCTCGGCAACATCTCCGAGATGAAGACCGGTGAGGGCAAGACCCTCGTCGCCACCATGCCGGCCTATCTCAACGCGCTCGCTGGCAAGGGCGTGCACGTGGTCACGGTCAACGACTACCTCGCCAGCTACCAGAGCGATCTCATGGGGCGCGTGTTCCGCGCCCTGGGCATGACGACCGGCTGCATCGTCGCGGGTCAGGATCCCGCCACACGACGCCAGCAGTACAACGCCGACATCACCTACGGCACGAACAACGAGTTCGGCTTCGACTACCTGCGCGACAACATGGCCTCCGATGCTTCGGAGCGCGTGCAGCGCGGCCACTTCTTCGCCGTCATCGACGAGGTCGACTCGATCCTCATCGACGAGGCGCGCACCCCGCTCATCATCTCCGGACCGTCCTCGGGCGAGGCCAATCGCTGGTTCGCGGAGTTCGCCCGCATCGCGCGCAAGCTCGAGCCGGGCGCCGACTACGAGGTCGACGAGAAGAAGCGCACCATCGGCGTGCTCGAGCCCGGCATCGAGAAGGTCGAGGATCACCTCGGGATCACCAACCTCTACGAGTCGGTGAACACGCCGCTCATCTCCTTCCTCAACAACTCGATCAAGGCCAAGGCGCTCTTCACGCGCGACAAGGACTACGTCGTGCTGAACGGCGAGGTGCTCATCGTCGACGAGCACACGGGCCGCATCCTCGCCGGGCGCCGGTACAACGAGGGCATGCACCAGGCCATCGAGGCCAAGGAGGGCGTGCAGGTCAAGGCCGAGAACCAGATGCTCGCCACCGTGACGCTGCAGAACTACTTCCGGCTCTACGAGAAGCTCTCGGGCATGACGGGCACCGCCGAGACCGAGGCCGGCGAGTTCATGTCGACCTACAAGCTCGGCGTCGTGCCGATCCCCACCAACAAGCCCATGCAGCGCAAGGACCAGCCCGACCTCGTCTACAAGAACGAGGAGGCCAAGTTCGCGCAGGTGGTCGAGGACATCGCCGAGCGGCACGAGAAGGGCCAGCCCGTGCTCGTGGGCACCACGAGCGTCGAGAAGAGCGAGTACCTCTCCCGCCTGCTCGCGAAGAAGGGCGTGCGGCACGAGGTGCTGAACGCGAAGAACCACGCGCGCGAGGCCGCGATCATCGCGCAGGCGGGTCGCCTCGGCGCCGTGACCGTGGCGACCAACATGGCCGGCCGCGGCACCGACATCATGCTCGGCGGCAACGCCGAGTTCCTCGCGGTGCAGGAGATGACCGCCCGGGGCCTGTCGACCGATGAGGATCCCGAGGCCTACGAGGCCGCATGGGACGACGTGTTCGACGCCGTCAAGGAGACGGTCGCCGAGGAGGCCGAGAAGGTCGTCGCCGCGGGCGGCCTGTACGTGCTCGGCACGGAACGGCACGAGTCGCGACGCATCGACAATCAGCTGCGCGGCCGCTCCGGCCGTCAGGGCGATCCGGGCGAGAGCCGCTTCTACCTCTCGCTCGCCGACGACCTTATGCGCCTCTTCAACTCGGGTGCCGCCGCCGCGCTCATGAACCGCGATGGATTCCCCGACGACCTCGCCATCGAGTCGAAGGTCGTCACGCGCGCCATCCAGAGCGCGCAGAGCCAGGTCGAGCAGCGCAATGCCGAGATCCGTAAGAACGTGCTGAAGTACGACGACGTGCTCGACCGCCAGCGCAAGGCGATCTACAGCGACCGCCAGCAGATCCTCGACGGCGAAGAGATCCAGCCGCGCATCTCGGCGTTCCGGGAGCAGACGATCGACGCGATCCTCGACTCCCACGGACACGACGGCGACTGGGACTTCGACGCGCTCTGGAGCGACCTGCGCCAGGTCTACCCGGTGGGCATCACCGTCGACGAGCTGCTCGCCGAGACCGGCGGATCCCGCGTCGATCGCGCCTTCCTGCGCCGCGAGATCCTTTCCGACGCCGAGGTCGCATACCAGAATCGCGAGGAGACCCTCGGGGAGGAGGCCATGCGCGAACTCGAGCGCCGCGTGGTGCTCGCCACCATCGATCGCCGCTGGCGCGACCACCTCTACGAGATGGAGTACCTCAAGGAGGGCATCGGCCTGCGCGCCATGGCCCAGCGCGATCCGCTCGTCGAGTACCAGCGCGAGGGCTTCACCATGTTCGAGGGCATGATGGGGCAGATCAAGGAGGAGTCGATGGGACTGCTCTACAACCTCGAGGTGAAGGTGCGACCGGCCGAGGGGCCGCAGGATCACGTGCACCTCGAGGGCGGCGGCCTCGAGCAGCAGCAGGTGCCGGATCAGTCCAAGCTGAGCTACAGCGCCCCCGATGAGGACGGTGCGCCCGCGGTGAGCGGGGCTCAGGACGCCGCAGCTGCGAACGCTGCGCAGGCTCCGCAGAAGCGCGGGGCGTTCGGGCAGCAGGTGCCGGACGAGGCGGGCGCGGGCAACCGCGCCGAGCGCCGCGCGAACAAGAAGAAGTAGTCACACCGCACTGACCGTGATCCGCACCGGCGGAGCAACTGGGAGACATCCATGGCAAACGAGACGAATCATCGTCCCTCGAAGAACGAACGCCGGGCCGAGGCCCGCGAGCAGGCCCGCCTGGCGCGCGAGCAGGAGAAGAAGCGCGAGAAGCGCAACCGACTGTTCCTGCAGGGCGGGATCGTGCTCGGAGTGCTGGCGATCCTCGCCGTCGTCGCGCTCGTGCTCACCCAGACGATGAAGCCCGCCGGCCCGGGCCCCCAGAACATGGCCTCGGGGGCCGCGATCTTCACGAAGGATCTCAAGGTCGTCGAGAGCCCCGCGCTGCAGCCCGGTGAGGATCGCGAGGCGCCCGAGGTCGACCGCAAGCAGCTGCCGCTCGACGTCACGGTCTACGTGGACTACATGTGCCCCGCCTGCGGTGGCTTCGAGCAGCAGTACGGCACCATGCTCGAGAACTACGTGGGCAGCGGGGATATCGAGTTGGGCGTGTACCCGCTCAACTTCCTCGACGGCCAGTCGCTGGGCACCAAGTACTCCACCCGCGCCGCCAACCTGTTCAGCTGCGTGGTCGAGCAGCAGCCCGACGTCGCCTTCGGCCTGCACAACGCGCTCCTGAGCGCCGAGGTGCAGCCGGCAGAGGGCACTACCGGCCTCACCGACGACCAGCTGCTCGAGCAGGCCGAGGCGGCCGGCGCCGAACTCACGACCGAGCTGCGGCAGTGCGTCAAAGACGTGCGCTTCGGCAACTTCATCGGATCGAACTACAAGACGGTCAGCGAGGACGGGATCCTCGGCCTCGCTCGGGGCGCGCAGCTGGTCGGTGATCCGAACACCGGCGAACTGCAGGATGCCGACAGCCCGCAGCGTCTCATCAGCACCCCGACCGTCATCGTGAACGGCCAGCAGTGGGTCGCCGGCCGGGACGGCGATCTCGAGTCGTACCTGCTGAAGGTCAAGGGCGAGATCGAGGGCAACGGCTCCGACTCCGACGAGGACGCGACCGACGACGCTGGTTCCGACGAGTCGTA
This window encodes:
- a CDS encoding DsbA family protein; this encodes MANETNHRPSKNERRAEAREQARLAREQEKKREKRNRLFLQGGIVLGVLAILAVVALVLTQTMKPAGPGPQNMASGAAIFTKDLKVVESPALQPGEDREAPEVDRKQLPLDVTVYVDYMCPACGGFEQQYGTMLENYVGSGDIELGVYPLNFLDGQSLGTKYSTRAANLFSCVVEQQPDVAFGLHNALLSAEVQPAEGTTGLTDDQLLEQAEAAGAELTTELRQCVKDVRFGNFIGSNYKTVSEDGILGLARGAQLVGDPNTGELQDADSPQRLISTPTVIVNGQQWVAGRDGDLESYLLKVKGEIEGNGSDSDEDATDDAGSDES